Sequence from the Romeriopsis navalis LEGE 11480 genome:
TAGAGATCCGATGAAATAATCGCCCGACCGCCAAATTGTTCGGGGGGCATGTAGCCGTAGGTCCCAACCATTGTGTAGGCGGAATTCTCTTGGTTCACCATCGTTTTGACGGAGCCAAAGTCGATGAGGTAGGGGCGCTTATCTAAGCCAATCACGACATTGCTAGGTTTGATATCACGATGGATCACCGGGGTCATTTGGCTATGCAAATGCTCCAGAATTTTGAGCAGGACTTTGGCAATCTGCTTGGTTTCATGTTCAGAGAAGGTGCGGCCCTGCTGGACGATCTCTTGCAAGGATTTGCCGGGCACGTATGCATGCACGAGGGCTAAGGCCTTCGCCGTGGGCAATTCTTGCTCAAAATAATCGACGTAGCGCGGAATGCAAGGATGATTCAAACTCTGAAGAATTTTAACTTCTCGCTCAAATAACCGTAGATCTTCCGCGGTCAGCAAATCATCTTTAAATAACAGCTTAATTACGACTTGTTCCGCATTTTGTGTATCTCGGGCCAACAAAGTCCAGCGTCCAGCTTGTTTGCCAAGCTGTTTCTCGACTTCATAGCGATTACCTAAAATTTGACCAGACATAGGAGTATGTACGTATCGTTACAGTGGTTATACATCGACCATCGAGAATCATCAACCTGTTATTCTAAGCTTTGGACTGGAATTCCAGGGAGTGCTTCAAATCATCGGAACTGATTGAAGTTAGGACTAACGGATATTTAAGTTCATTTTGCTGATTGCGCCTCCTGACTTTCATTTAGTTTCACTGCCTCGCTGTAATAATGCCCATTTCTAACCCATCAATTCGCGACCAGCAGCATCCATTAATTCGGCAGTTGGCCGATCGAGTGGAACAAATTTGGCATCATCACCTTGATCTAGAGCCTTACAGCCTGCCAGATGATTTGGGTTATGTGGAAGGCAAGATGGAGGGTGAAAAGCTGGTAATTGAGAATCATTGCTACCAAACGCCGCAGTTTCGCAAGCTGCATATGGAGTTGGCGAAGGTGGGCAATGCCTTGGATATTTTGCATTGTGTGATGTTTCCGCGGACGGAATATGCGCTGCCGATGTTTGGAGCGGATATTGTCGGGGGTCGGGGGCGGATCAGTATGGCGATTACGGATCTCTCGCCGACGAGTGAGGATCGGATTTTGCCGCAGGAGTACGATCGGTTGCTGGCGCAGTTGCCGGATGTGAAGTTTAGTCAGGAGCGGCGGTTTCCGGGGTGGGGGGATATTTTTTCGCCTTATTGTTTGTTTATTCAGCCCCAGGCGGCGGAAGAGGAACAGCAGTTTGTCGATCGGGTAGCGCAGTATTTGGAGCTGCATTGTCAGCAGGCGGTGGCGACGCAGCCGACGCCGGAGCGCGGTGAGGAAATTTTGGAAGGGCAACGCAATTATTGCAGCCGTCAGCAGGAAAATGATAAGACGCGGCGGGTGTTGGAGAAGGCGTTTGGGTCGGAGTGGGCTGATCGGTATATGACGACGGTGCTATTTGATGTGGAAGATGGCGAGAATTCGGATGAGCCGGAGCAGATCGCGCAGTAGTGCCGCAAAGCAAAATTAATTGAATCGGGTAAATTCGGCTGATTTTTGCGAGTTTGCTTAGTATGGGATTTTACCCCGCGAATAAATTTCGGGCGCATGGCGTAAGTCCAGTCAAAGTGGACTGATTACCCCCCATATAGCTTCTGAGATATCGATATGTTCTTTGAAAGTTTGATGACGCTGACTGGAGTTGAGCTGGGAAAGTTTGTGCTGACGCAAATCCTGAAGCTAGGAACGGCGGCGTTAGAAGATTATGTCAAGGATTTCTTTAAGGATTCAATTAAAGGCAGCATCCCAAAAGCCAAAATTGATGTCATCGCCAAGCCAATGGCGGAGGCGATCGGTTATTTCATTAAGGAATTTATCGCTGAACTCAAGGCGAATGATGTTGAGCAACCCAGTATTAATCATCAGTATCAACCGGCACTGAAAAAGCTGGTGAAGGATAAGCGCATTGCCGCCATCTTGGGTACGGCGTTTGAGCGGGATT
This genomic interval carries:
- a CDS encoding serine/threonine protein kinase; translation: MSGQILGNRYEVEKQLGKQAGRWTLLARDTQNAEQVVIKLLFKDDLLTAEDLRLFEREVKILQSLNHPCIPRYVDYFEQELPTAKALALVHAYVPGKSLQEIVQQGRTFSEHETKQIAKVLLKILEHLHSQMTPVIHRDIKPSNVVIGLDKRPYLIDFGSVKTMVNQENSAYTMVGTYGYMPPEQFGGRAIISSDLYSLGTTLMTLVTGQEPSTIPRKGTRFDLDAIADLSPAFADWLYWMTEISVGRRLQSATEALKALESEVARGALS
- a CDS encoding phycocyanobilin:ferredoxin oxidoreductase; the protein is MPISNPSIRDQQHPLIRQLADRVEQIWHHHLDLEPYSLPDDLGYVEGKMEGEKLVIENHCYQTPQFRKLHMELAKVGNALDILHCVMFPRTEYALPMFGADIVGGRGRISMAITDLSPTSEDRILPQEYDRLLAQLPDVKFSQERRFPGWGDIFSPYCLFIQPQAAEEEQQFVDRVAQYLELHCQQAVATQPTPERGEEILEGQRNYCSRQQENDKTRRVLEKAFGSEWADRYMTTVLFDVEDGENSDEPEQIAQ